Part of the Brevibacillus brevis genome is shown below.
TGCTCACGGAGCACTTGCTCCATCTCGTCCGCCGAAGCGAGCCGGCACATGATCGGCAGCCCGGTTTCGAGCCGTATGCGTTCGCAATCTCTGATCCATTGTTCCATGTCGCCCCTCCGTCCCACACTCGTTCCTGCAGTTATTATACCTTAATCGAGCGCGAGTGCGGCAGACGCTTCTTGAAGCGGACCAGATACGGCAGCTTCGTTTTCCGGAGAAAAGAATGGGCCGCCAGCCAGTGTGTGCAGCGTGATTTCCGGACGGGAGCGAAGGCGTATATTGAGACCGGTTTGCCCCAATCCCTCGCTGATGTAAAAGGGGGTGCCTGCTGCGTAATGCAGCCCCTTGACGATATTTTGCTTCGGCAGCTCGCCCATTTTCGCGAGGTGGAACGGCCGCGGCCAGTGGATCTGTCCGCCGTGGAAGTGGCCGGACAGCAAGTAGTCGTATGCGTAGTCTTTCATGTGCAGGACGACGTTCGGATCGTGGGTCAATACCAAGCGAGCCCCGGTGGAAGGTACGTTCTGAAACGATTCGGCGAGTCGGCTGTGCCCGGTGGAGAAGTTGTCGACGCCGATGATGTGGAGCTGCTGGCCGCGATGGCTGACCGTCACGTGCTCATTGACCAGGACGCGGCAGCCGATTCTCTCGAGCTCGGATTGGAGCAGGGCGAGCTTCGGACCAGGCAAGACGTAATCGTGATTGCCGAAAACGACGTACGTACCCTGCGCCGGCTCGAGACGCATGACGGTCTGAACGAAGGCGACCGCCCTCGGAATGTTTTTGTGCCGGTCCAACAGGTCGCCGGTGATGGCGATCAGGTCGATGGGACGAGAGGAGAAGCGCGCGACGATATCGGATGCGTCTACCGACAAATTTTCCATGTGCAAATCGGACAGATGCAAGATCGAAAGCGGTTCCCAATCGGCAGGGTCGGGCAGACGGCGGGAAGGCTGCAGCGGGATCGATACATATTCGGTACGAACATCAAACGTATTGCGGTGCGCACGGACGAGCAGCAGGGCGACCGCAGCTATAAGGATGAACCAGATCATTGCCATTTGCTGTCTCCTTTCGTATATCGCAATCTCGGTGAATACCGACCATTATACTCGATTTTTACCGCCTCCGAATAAGTAGGTTATTGGTAGAAGGAATTTCGGAAAAAGTGCAGAAATATTATGAAAGTTGAACGAAAAAGAATCCATTGGAGTCTAGGAGAGTGAAAGTATGAACGTGGAAAAAATTCCGGCAACGGAAGGTCGGTTCAATCTGAACAATTACGACGAAGTCTACGCGAACTTTGATTGGGCTGAAGTGGAGAAACAGTTCACCTGGCACGAGACCGGAAAGGTGAACATGGCGTACGAGGCAATCGATCGCCATCTTTTGACGGATCGGAAAAATAAAACAGCGTTGATATACAGTGATTTGACACGGGACGAAAGCTATACGTTTGCACAGCTGAGCGAGCTGTCCAACAAGTTCGGGAATGTGCTTCGCGGTCTGGGAATCGCCAAGGGCGACCGCGTTTTCGTCTTCATGCCGCGCACGCCGGAGCTTTATGTAAGCGTTTTAGGGACATTGAAAGTAGGAGCGATCGTCGGTCCGCTGTTTGAGGCATTCATGGAGGCAGCCGTTCGCGACCGTCTGGAAAACAGCGAGGCCGTCGCCATCGTGACGACGCCTGCCCTCTTGCCGCGCGTCCCCGTAGCCGAACTCCCGGCTCTCAAGCACGTGATCGTCGTCGGTTCCAAAGACGAGCTCCCTGAAGGGCAAATCAGCTTTGAAGCTGAAATGGCAAAAGCGTCCCCTGAGCTCGAAATCGAGTGGGTAGACAGGGAAGACGGCATGATTCTGCACTACACCTCCGGCTCTACCGGCAAGCCAAAAGGCGTACTGCATGTCCATAATGCGATGATTCAGCACTACCAGACAGGAAAATGGGTGCTGGACCTGCAGGAGGACGACATCTACTGGTGCACGGCCGACCCGGGCTGGGTGACGGGAACGGCTTACGGCATCTTCGCTCCATGGCTGAACGGCGCCACGAACGTCGTGCGGGGAGGACGCTTCACGCCGGAATCGTGGTATGAAACGGTAGAAAAGTACAAAGTCAGCGTCTGGTACAGCGCTCCGACCTCTTTCCGCATGCTGATGGGAGCAGGCGACGAGCTCGTCAAGAAATACGATTTCTCCCACCTGCGCCACATCCTCAGCGTGGGCGAGCCGCTCAACCCCGAAGTCGTATACTGGGGAATGCGCGTCTTCAACCACCGCATCCACGACACATGGTGGATGACGGAGACAGGCGGCCAACTGATTTGCAACTACAAATGCATGCCGATCAAGCCCGGCTCAATGGGCAAGCCGATTCCGGGCGTGTACGCTTCGATCATCGACGACCAAGGAAACGAGCTGCCGCCGAACCGGATGGGGAATTTGGCCATACGCGTAGGCTGGCCGGCCATGATGAGACAAATCTGGAACAACCCGTCCAAATACCAGGAGTACTTCCACATTCCGGGCTGGTACGTGTCCGGCGATTCGGCCTACAAGGATGAAGAAGGATACTTCTGGTTCCAGGGCAGGATCGACGACGTCATCAATACCTCTGGCGAGCGGGTCGGTCCGTTCGAAGTGGAAAGCAAGCTGGTGGAGCATCCGGCCGTAGCCGAAGCGGGAGTCATCGGCAAGCCCGATCCGGTCCGGGGAGAGATTATCAAGGCATTTATCTCCTTGCGTGCCGGATACGAACCGAGCGACGAGCTGATGGAGGAAATCCGCAAGTTTGTGAAGGAAGGTCTGGCGGCTCACGCAGCGCCGCGCGAGATCGAATTCCGCGACAAGCTGCCGAAGACTCGCTCGGGAAAAATCATGCGCCGCGTCCTCAAAGCGTGGGAGCTGGGCTTGCCGACCGGCGACCTGTCCACGATGGAAGACTGATACCAAGTCGAAGAAAAGACAAAACCATCTCCTGTGTTCGGGAGATGGTTTTTTTTCATGGTGGCTAATGAGCGTGATCGTGGGAGCCATCGTCATGATGGTGGCCGTTTTCTTCGCGGTTGCCTTCCATACAATGCAAGCCGTCGTGCTTGACCGTCGAGTTTTCGATCTGGATCGTGGCGTGGGTGATACCAAACTCGTGCTGCAGCAGGTGAAGGGCATCGGACAGGATCGGATAGCTGGCCAAGTCGTCCTCGACGATCAAATGGCAAGTCAATGATTCGAAGCCCGATGTGACGGTCCAGACATGCAGGTCGTGCACGGCCGTGACCCCCGGCAGCTGATTCAGTTTCTCGGCAATGCGGGTCGTATCAAGCCGACCGGGTGCGCCCTCCAGCAGGATGTGCACCGATTCCTTGGTCACCCGCCATGCGCTCGCTATGATGAGGATGGCCACGATGATGCTGATCAGAGGGTCGGCGATATACCAGCCAAACGCCCACATGAAAATCCCGCCGATGATGGCCCCGACAGACCCCAACAGGTCGCCGAGTACATGCAGAAAGGCGCTTCGCACGTTCATGTTTTCCTTGTAGTCGCCGCGCATCAGAACGAAGGCAGCGGCGATGTTGGCGAGCAGGCCGATGGTCGCGATCAGGATCATCATGCCGCTCGCGACCTTTGGTGGCTGAAGAAGACGCTGGTACGCTTCCCACAAAATAAATACCGATATGACCACCAGTGTTACCCCGTTGATCAAAGCCGCCAATATTTCAAAACGGTGCATGCCAAACGTTTTCCTGGCCGAAGGAGGGCTGGAAGCAAAATGCAAGGCCAGCAGGCTGAGCAGCAGGGCCGAAGCGTCGCTCAGCATATGTCCCGCGTCCGATAGTAAGGCCAGGCTGTTGGTGAGAAAGCCGCCGATGATTTCGACGATCAAAAACAGCGAAATGATGAGGAGCGATGAGAGCAGCGCCTTTTTGCTCGCTCCTCTCCCGTGATGATGGTGGTGCCCATGCGCGTGATCGTGATCATGGTCATGTCCCATTTTATTTCTACCTCCTGCAAATAGGATCATCCTCGCAGAAATGCTGCGATTTCGTCTGCCAGCAGCCGAGCGTCGTGACCGACACCCCCGATGAGAGCGGATTGGCGATTGCGCTGCCAGGGCAGACCGAGAAAGAACAGGCCCGAAATCGGTGAGACTCCCCGGCGGTGATGGGGCCGTCCGAGTTCATCCAGAACATCCGGGATGTCCAGCCAATGATAATCAGGCCGGTAACCGGTCGCCCATACGATTTGCGAAAATGTCTCTGTGCTGCCGTCCGCAAAGGTGGCAACGCGTCCGGAAAAGGAAGTCAAACGCGGAACGATTCGTAGCTTGCCCGCTTTCTGCATCTGACGGAGCTCGTTTCCATAGCCGAAGATCGGATCGGGCAGGGATCGATACAGCCTGCCGAGCCAGGATGAAGCGGGTACCGTCAGGATGCCAAGTGCCCGCATGTAGGCAAAGATAGTTTTGCCCAAAATGGAGCGGGGCAGAAAGGGACCTGTACGTCCCATCGACAACATCACGGGACGATCCCGGGCAAGCTCAACGGCGATCTGCACGCCTGAATTGCCCCCGCCAACGACCAGAACCGGCTCGTTCGACAGCTGCTGTTCGTTCCGATAGGTCGCCGTATGCCACTGCGTCACATCATAATCTACATTCATATGATCTGTGGGTACGTAAGGCGTGTGAAACGGGCCCGTCGCGACGACAACGGTCCGAGCCTGATACGTCCTCGCTTGCGTGTATATCCGGAAGCCTTCTTCTGTTTTTTCCAAGCGCGAGACTTCTGCTCCAAGCTGGATTGGCAACCCGAAATGATGGGCATAGTTCTCCAGGTAGTCTGCGGCTTCGTTTTTGTCAGGCAGCCCGTCCCGTTGTCCCGGGAAGGGAAGGCCAGGCAGATCATTAAAGCGGCGGGGAGTAAAAAGGACGAGTGAGTCGTAGCGTTCCCGCCAGCTTTCCCCGACGCGCCCGCGTTTATCCAGGATGGTGAAGCGAAGCCCTTGCTGTTGCAAATAGTACCCCATGGCCAACCCAGCCTGGCCCCCGCCGATCACAATTGCATCATAGTCGGGCATGAGAGCCTCCTTCTTTCATCGTTGCTGTTGTTTACCTAAATCATACCAGATATATTCAAACATTCAAGTGATTATTTGAATGTTTTTTGCAAAAACAAAAGCCGTTGCGGTGGTGAGCAACGGCCTGCATTCTTATGGGATCTAGGACGCAATCTCAGCTCGCTGTACGAGAGTAGATCCGGTGTGGTGTCAGATCGCCGCGATGGCGAACGTAGAGGGGACCCCAGGAAGGATTGGCATCGTGCATGCTTTTGAGCAGTGTCACCATGCCGCGAAAAGCGGACTGAACTTCGATCTCTCCCGCGATTGCCGAGGTGACAGCTGCCGCGACGACGTGAGCGGCGTACATGCCGGAGACCACGCAGTCATGGACAGCGGAGGAGTCTGCGAAATGGGACTGGATGTCACGCACAATTCGCTCGTCGTGATTGTCCCAGTTCTGGATTTGCCCCAGCGCGTGTCCTTCCAGGCTGAGCAAGCGAGCTTCCGCGATCGTGCGGGCAACGATGACGGCCGACTTTTTCGCCGTTTCGGCATCCAAAGCAGCTCTGCCGATCGTGATGCCTTCCAGGTCGCGGCTCGTTTCCTCCAGCAAGGCGTCCGCCCATTCTGCGGCGTTGTCGAATTGGAGCAGGCGCACGGTTTCGGCAGCGAGATAGCCGCGCAAAATGTCTGCGGGATGGGGATCGCTCGCCGGACCTGCATTGCGCAGTTTGGCTTTGCCGGTATACGCCTTGTTCAGGCCGCGGAAGTACCCGATCAGTCCGATGCCTGCCGCGGGGCCGTTGTTCAGGATGCCAAGCACGTCTGAGGCGGTCTCGTCTATTCGAAGCGACCAATATTCGGCCAGGGAACGGCTGTGCAGCTCCGTCGACAAGGCATCAAATACCGCATGCTGCAGCTCGCCAAGCAAGCCGGTGTCTGCGTGCAAAATGTCGTGGCCGGCTGTTTCGTGGCCCAAGGCTGACCAGGCGAGCAGGCCCTGACGCGCATTGGCAGGAGGAAGATTCACAATCCCGGTCCTGACGCCGAAATGAGAGGCGGCCTCTGCCGTCCAGGTATATGGACCGAACTGCGGGCGGCCCCATTTGACGAGAGGCGCAATCAAGCTTTCATCCGGCGGTTTGATGCCTTTTCGGTCTTCCTCGCTTAAAAAGCCGTCGTACAAATCGCTGACTACTTCCTGAAAAGCATCTGTCGCTTCGCGTTCATACGCTTCGCCGTTTTGCAGAATGGCTTGGGCGATGTCGCAAAACAGTCCGGCTTCCCTTTCCCTGTCAGGGTCGCGTCGCAGCATTTCATTAAATCCGGACTCGGACAGCTTGTCCAGCGACTGGAGAAACGGATAATAGACGTGTTCACGGTAAAGAGGGGGTAGGGTTTCGGCAACATCTTGCAGGCGACCGTACAAAGAGCGGAACTCGGTAGGATCTTGCGGGCCGTTGTTGTCATCCAAGGCAGCAACAACTACGTCTTCCATGCATGCTGGCAGATGGCGAAAATCAGGATGGTTCATGCGTGACGCCTCCTATCGTCTAGAGAATGTAAGGCTCTGGACACGAGTTACGTCAAAGGTGTGCGCGGCTTTTTGGGGGACCCACCTCCTTTCCAGATCCGGACGGGCGGTTGGTTTCTTTATTATAAAACGGGGGAAATGGAAAAAAAAGGGGAGGTTCGGAGCATTTCTCGTGTAAAATCGTAGTAAGGTTGTCCTGTTGCGCATATAAATCGAAATGATTATGATTTAGTGAGAGAGGAGGGAAAAGGTGGTAACGAAGCTTCGTCAATTTTTTGTGGAGATTCTGGGGGCGGTCCTGTTGGGAGTGGCAGCCGTCTGGCTCACAACCGGCGGAAGAGGCGGAGAGTGGTCCGGATGGAAGGTGGAGTGGTCTCCCCGCTGGCTGGATGTCAAAACGCTGTTTCTCTCGATCCTCTTGGAAGCCATCCCCTTTGTTTTGCTCGGCGTTTTCTTCTCCGCTTTTATTCAGACGTTCATTACGGAAGAGCAGGTGCGCCGCTGGACGCCGAAGCATTTGCTGGCGGCATTGCCGTTCGGTGCTCTTCTCGGGTTTTTGTTCCCCGTGTGTGAATGCGCGATCATTCCCGTCGTTCGCCGTCTGATTCAAAAAGGGATGCCGCTTCATGTCGGGATCGCATTTTTGCTGGCTGGCCCCGTCGTCAATCCGGTCGTCATGTCCTCGACGTACATCGCCTTTGCACGGCAGCCGGATCTGGCTTTCCATCGAGCTGCCGCCGCCTTTGTCGTCGCCATGATCGCGGGTTTGCTCGCGTATGGGTTCGTTCGCAAAAATCCGCTGCGGC
Proteins encoded:
- a CDS encoding metallophosphoesterase, with product MIWFILIAAVALLLVRAHRNTFDVRTEYVSIPLQPSRRLPDPADWEPLSILHLSDLHMENLSVDASDIVARFSSRPIDLIAITGDLLDRHKNIPRAVAFVQTVMRLEPAQGTYVVFGNHDYVLPGPKLALLQSELERIGCRVLVNEHVTVSHRGQQLHIIGVDNFSTGHSRLAESFQNVPSTGARLVLTHDPNVVLHMKDYAYDYLLSGHFHGGQIHWPRPFHLAKMGELPKQNIVKGLHYAAGTPFYISEGLGQTGLNIRLRSRPEITLHTLAGGPFFSPENEAAVSGPLQEASAALALD
- the acsA gene encoding acetate--CoA ligase, producing the protein MNVEKIPATEGRFNLNNYDEVYANFDWAEVEKQFTWHETGKVNMAYEAIDRHLLTDRKNKTALIYSDLTRDESYTFAQLSELSNKFGNVLRGLGIAKGDRVFVFMPRTPELYVSVLGTLKVGAIVGPLFEAFMEAAVRDRLENSEAVAIVTTPALLPRVPVAELPALKHVIVVGSKDELPEGQISFEAEMAKASPELEIEWVDREDGMILHYTSGSTGKPKGVLHVHNAMIQHYQTGKWVLDLQEDDIYWCTADPGWVTGTAYGIFAPWLNGATNVVRGGRFTPESWYETVEKYKVSVWYSAPTSFRMLMGAGDELVKKYDFSHLRHILSVGEPLNPEVVYWGMRVFNHRIHDTWWMTETGGQLICNYKCMPIKPGSMGKPIPGVYASIIDDQGNELPPNRMGNLAIRVGWPAMMRQIWNNPSKYQEYFHIPGWYVSGDSAYKDEEGYFWFQGRIDDVINTSGERVGPFEVESKLVEHPAVAEAGVIGKPDPVRGEIIKAFISLRAGYEPSDELMEEIRKFVKEGLAAHAAPREIEFRDKLPKTRSGKIMRRVLKAWELGLPTGDLSTMED
- a CDS encoding cation diffusion facilitator family transporter is translated as MGHDHDHDHAHGHHHHHGRGASKKALLSSLLIISLFLIVEIIGGFLTNSLALLSDAGHMLSDASALLLSLLALHFASSPPSARKTFGMHRFEILAALINGVTLVVISVFILWEAYQRLLQPPKVASGMMILIATIGLLANIAAAFVLMRGDYKENMNVRSAFLHVLGDLLGSVGAIIGGIFMWAFGWYIADPLISIIVAILIIASAWRVTKESVHILLEGAPGRLDTTRIAEKLNQLPGVTAVHDLHVWTVTSGFESLTCHLIVEDDLASYPILSDALHLLQHEFGITHATIQIENSTVKHDGLHCMEGNREENGHHHDDGSHDHAH
- a CDS encoding NAD(P)/FAD-dependent oxidoreductase; amino-acid sequence: MPDYDAIVIGGGQAGLAMGYYLQQQGLRFTILDKRGRVGESWRERYDSLVLFTPRRFNDLPGLPFPGQRDGLPDKNEAADYLENYAHHFGLPIQLGAEVSRLEKTEEGFRIYTQARTYQARTVVVATGPFHTPYVPTDHMNVDYDVTQWHTATYRNEQQLSNEPVLVVGGGNSGVQIAVELARDRPVMLSMGRTGPFLPRSILGKTIFAYMRALGILTVPASSWLGRLYRSLPDPIFGYGNELRQMQKAGKLRIVPRLTSFSGRVATFADGSTETFSQIVWATGYRPDYHWLDIPDVLDELGRPHHRRGVSPISGLFFLGLPWQRNRQSALIGGVGHDARLLADEIAAFLRG
- a CDS encoding permease, giving the protein MVTKLRQFFVEILGAVLLGVAAVWLTTGGRGGEWSGWKVEWSPRWLDVKTLFLSILLEAIPFVLLGVFFSAFIQTFITEEQVRRWTPKHLLAALPFGALLGFLFPVCECAIIPVVRRLIQKGMPLHVGIAFLLAGPVVNPVVMSSTYIAFARQPDLAFHRAAAAFVVAMIAGLLAYGFVRKNPLRLGVESRLRHEAAHAEAVRGKLSATFSHAIDEFFDMGKYLLFGALVSAILQVYVSRETMVEIGQTPFASQLVMMGMAYLFSLCSEADAFIAASFGSTFQAKSILAFLVFGPMLDMKTTLMLLGTFRFGFVVKLVIAVTVLVIVVTGLWPL